The following coding sequences lie in one Lolium perenne isolate Kyuss_39 chromosome 2, Kyuss_2.0, whole genome shotgun sequence genomic window:
- the LOC127331919 gene encoding calcium/calmodulin-dependent serine/threonine-protein kinase 1 has product MGLCHGKPAQIPEADVEEEPRVASGAGDAAGGVAASPAPAAKPGTPKQPKFPFYLPSPLPASSYKGSPANSSVASTPARGGFKRPFPPPSPAKHIRALLARRHGSVKPNEASIPEGGEPELGLDKSFGFSKHFFAKYDLGEEVGRGHFGYTCAAKAKKGEHKGQDVAVKVIPKAKMTTAIAIEDVRREVRILSSLTGHSNLVQFYDAFEDEDNVYIVMELCKGGELLDKILARGGKYSEEDAKVVMLQILSVVSFCHLQGVVHRDLKPENFLFTSKEENSPLKVIDFGLSDFVKPDERLNDIVGSAYYVAPEVLHRSYGTEGDMWSIGVIAYILLCGSRPFWARTESGIFRAVLKAEPSFDEAPWPTLSSEAKDFVKRLLNKDYRKRMTAAQALSHPWIRDAQQVKIPLDMIIYKLIRAYISSSSLRKSALRALAKTLTANQLFYLKEQFELLGPNKGGYISLQNLKSALVKNSTDAMKDSRVIEFVNTVCTLQYRKLDFEEFAASAISVYQMEALETWEQHARRAYELFDKEGNRPIVIEELASELGLGPSVPLHVVLQDWIRHADGKLSFLGFIKLLHGVSSRSIPKA; this is encoded by the exons ATGGGTCTCTGCCATGGGAAACCCGCGCAAATCCCGGAGGCCGACGTGGAGGAGGAGCCTCGCGTAGCCTCCGGCGCCGGCGACGCCGCCGGCGGTGTCGCCgcttcgccggcgccggcggcgaaGCCGGGCACGCCGAAGCAGCCCAAGTTCCCGTTCTACCTGCCGAGCCCGCTCCCGGCGTCGAGCTACAAGGGCTCGCCGGCCAACTCGAGCGTGGCGTCCACGCCGGCGCGCGGCGGGTTCAAGCGGCCGttcccgccgccgtcgccggccaAGCACATCCGCGCGCTCCTGGCGCGGCGGCACGGCTCGGTCAAGCCCAACGAGGCGTCCATCCCCGAGGGCGGCGAGCCGGAGCTGGGCCTCGACAAGAGCTTCGGCTTCTCCAAGCACTTCTTCGCCAAGTACGACCTCGGCGAGGAGGTCGGCCGCGGGCACTTCGGATACACCTGCGCCGCCAAGGCCAAGAAGGGCGAGCACAAGGGCCAGGACGTCGCCGTCAAGGTCATCCCCAAGGCAAAG ATGACAACAGCGATAGCCATCGAGGATGTCCGAAGAGAAGTGAGGATACTGAGCTCTCTGACAGGCCACAGCAACCTAGTGCAGTTTTATGACGCTTTTGAAGATGAGGATAATGTGTACATAGTCATGGA ATTGTGTAAAGGAGGTGAACTACTTGATAAGATATTGGCGAG AGGTGGGAAGTATTCTGAAGAAGATGCGAAGGTTGTTATGCTGCAAATTTTGAGTGTTGTATCGTTTTGCCATCTTCAAGGTGTTGTCCATCGGGATCTGAAACCCGAG AATTTCCTCTTCACATCGAAGGAAGAAAACTCTCCCTTGAAGGTCATAGACTTTGGCTTGTCTGACTTCGTAAAGCCAG ATGAAAGACTTAATGACATTGTTGGAAGCGCGTATTATGTtgctcctgaggtgcttcatcgaTCTTATGGCACTGAGGGAGATATGTGGAGCATTGGAGTAATTGCCTACATTTTGCTGTGTGGGAGCCGACCTTTCTGGGCGCGCACAGAATCAGGAATATTCCGAGCTGTCCTGAAGGCAGAGCCAAGTTTTGATGAGGCCCCATGGCCTACTCTCAGTTCTGAAGCTAAAGACTTTGTCAAAAGGCTGCTTAATAAGGATTACCGCAAGAGGATGACTGCTGCACAAGCTCTCA GTCATCCATGGATCCGTGATGCTCAGCAAGTGAAGATTCCATTAGATATGATAATCTACAAGCTTATCAGAGCCTATATCAGTTCATCTTCATTGCGGAAGTCTGCTTTGAGG GCCCTAGCTAAGACATTGACAGCAAACCAACTCTTCTACCTAAAAGAGCAGTTTGAATTGTTGGGTCCAAACAAGGGTGGCTATATCTCCTTGCAAAATTTGAAATCG GCCTTGGTGAAAAATTCTACGGACGCGATGAAGGACTCTAGGGTTATTGAATTTGTCAACACG GTATGCACCCTTCAGTACAGAAAATTAGATTTCGAAGAGTTCGCTGCTTCTGCCATCAGCGTGTATCAGATGGAAGCTCTGGAGACCTGGGAACAGCATGCGCGCCGTGCGTACGAGCTATTCGATAAGGAGGGTAACCGGCCTATCGTCATCGAAGAACTCGCATCG GAACTTGGCCTCGGCCCATCTGTCCCTCTCCATGTTGTTCTCCAAGACTGGATCAGGCACGCCGACGGGAAGCTCAGCTTCCTCGGATTCATAAAGCTCTTGCACGGAGTTTCCTCCCGATCGATCCCAAAAGCATAA
- the LOC127331920 gene encoding uncharacterized protein isoform X1, which yields MAIPYRITGGHSRRSPLPLTTARALLAAVVTGAVLSIICVLSLTDSLSYMGFHPRSLLDKRDSSRKYLYWGARVDCPGKHCASCAGLGHQESSLRCALEEALFLDRIFVMPSRMCLSSVHNTKGTLDSSNATSDQRWGTSSSAMESLYDIDLISKNVPVILDNPKSWYGIVSRSTKLGEGDVAHVQGVSRDELRDNPLYSDALLINRTASPLAWFMECKDRTRRSSVMLPYTFLPTMPARKLRDAANEMKEILGDYDAIHVRRGDLLKNRKDRFGVERSLHPHLDRDTRPEFIKKRIARWIPKGRTVFIASNERTPGFFAPLSDRYKLAYASNFSSILKPIIENNYQLFMVERLIMQGARIFVKTMKEFDNDLALCDDPKKNTKVWEEPVYT from the exons ATGGCGATCCCCTACCGGATCACCGGCGGCCACAGCAGGCGAAGCCCGCTGCCGCTGACCACCGCGAGGGCGCTCCTCGCCGCCGTCGTCACCGGGGCGGTCCTCTCCATCATCTGCGTCCTCTCGCTCACCGACTCGCTCTCCTACATGGGGTTCCACCCCAGGAGCCTCCTCGACAAGAGGGACAGCAGCCGCAAGTACCTCTACTGGGGCGCCCGCGTCGACTGCCCCGGCAAGCACTGCGCCTCCTGCGCCGGCCTGGGACACCAGGAGTCCAGCCTCCGCTGCGCCCTCGAGGAAGCCCTCTTCCTCGACAG AATATTTGTCATGCCGTCAAGGATGTGCCTTAGTTCAGTGCACAATACAAAAGGGACACTTGATTCCAGCAATGCTACTTCAGACCAAAG ATGGGGAACCAGTTCTTCCGCAATGGAATCGTTATATGATATAGACCTCATATCGAAAAATGTACCTGTCATTTTGGACAACCCCAAGTCATGGTATGGGATAGTATCGAGAAGCACGAAGCTAGGAGAGGGGGATGTGGCGCATGTGCAAGGGGTTAGCAGAGATGAACTCAGAGACAATCCGCTTTACTCAGATGCTCTCCTTATAAACCGTACCGCAAGCCCTCTTGCTTG GTTTATGGAGTGTAAGGACCGGACCAGGCGTAGCTCTGTGATGTTGCCGTACACTTTTCTGCCAACTATGCCAGCAAGAAAACTGAGGGATGCAGCAAATGAG ATGAAAGAGATACTAGGTGATTATGATGCTATTCATGTAAGACGGGGTGACCTACTGAAGAATAGGAAGGATAGATTTGGTGTTGAGAGGAGCCTCCATCCTCATCTGGACAGAGATACCCGTCCTGAGTTCATCAAGAAAAGGATCGCAAGGTGGATTCCTAAAGGTCGTACTGTTTTCATTGCTTCAAATGAAAGGACACCTGGCTTCTTCGCACCTCTATCAGACAG GTACAAGTTAGCATACGCATCTAACTTCAGTAGCATACTGAAGCCAATAATCGAGAACAACTACCAGCTATTCATGGTGGAAAGGTTAATCATGCAAGGAGCAAGGATATTTGTGAAGACAATGAAAGAATTTGATAATGATCTTGCCCTCTGCGATGATCCCAAAAAGAACACCAAAGTCTGGGAAGAACCAGTTTACACATAG
- the LOC127331920 gene encoding uncharacterized protein isoform X2, with protein MECKDRTRRSSVMLPYTFLPTMPARKLRDAANEMKEILGDYDAIHVRRGDLLKNRKDRFGVERSLHPHLDRDTRPEFIKKRIARWIPKGRTVFIASNERTPGFFAPLSDRYKLAYASNFSSILKPIIENNYQLFMVERLIMQGARIFVKTMKEFDNDLALCDDPKKNTKVWEEPVYT; from the exons ATGGAGTGTAAGGACCGGACCAGGCGTAGCTCTGTGATGTTGCCGTACACTTTTCTGCCAACTATGCCAGCAAGAAAACTGAGGGATGCAGCAAATGAG ATGAAAGAGATACTAGGTGATTATGATGCTATTCATGTAAGACGGGGTGACCTACTGAAGAATAGGAAGGATAGATTTGGTGTTGAGAGGAGCCTCCATCCTCATCTGGACAGAGATACCCGTCCTGAGTTCATCAAGAAAAGGATCGCAAGGTGGATTCCTAAAGGTCGTACTGTTTTCATTGCTTCAAATGAAAGGACACCTGGCTTCTTCGCACCTCTATCAGACAG GTACAAGTTAGCATACGCATCTAACTTCAGTAGCATACTGAAGCCAATAATCGAGAACAACTACCAGCTATTCATGGTGGAAAGGTTAATCATGCAAGGAGCAAGGATATTTGTGAAGACAATGAAAGAATTTGATAATGATCTTGCCCTCTGCGATGATCCCAAAAAGAACACCAAAGTCTGGGAAGAACCAGTTTACACATAG